A stretch of Gammaproteobacteria bacterium DNA encodes these proteins:
- a CDS encoding acyl-phosphate glycerol 3-phosphate acyltransferase, with product MAFEPQGKGDSDPQVALLLGVVSDLVAELRGGERLTVSLDSDLERELGLDSLARAELLSRVERVVQGRLPEDALGRVECPRDVLTLLMPVGPATRPAAQGAEAGSRSGPGIALPAEAGTLVEVLDWHARRTPERAYLHFYSGGQQLDSRSFGALHEAAGRMAGGLRAQGIGSGQTVALMLPTSVDFLAAFLGVMMAGAVPVPMYPPARRATLEDHLRRQAGILNNAQAVMLLTSEEVLPLAPLLKGLAPALRTVCRVADLPKAGAERPRIKAGDIAFLQYTSGSTGDPKGVVLSHANLLANIRAMGQAVGASPADVFVSWLPLYHDMGLIGAWLGSLYYGMNFVLMSPLAFLSRPLRWLQAIQRHGGTLSAGPNFAYELCLRRISDEELAGLDLRTWRCAFNGAEPISPVTLEAFCERFASCGFRREAMMPVYGLAECAVGLAFPPVNRGPRVDTVQRRPFSRRGRALPAGPEQTGALRFVACGRPLPGHAIRIVDPAGRECPERVEGEVEFKGPSACQG from the coding sequence ATGGCTTTCGAGCCTCAGGGCAAGGGTGACAGTGATCCGCAGGTGGCGCTATTGCTTGGCGTGGTGTCTGATCTGGTGGCCGAGCTCAGGGGCGGGGAACGCCTGACTGTGAGCCTGGACAGCGATCTGGAGCGCGAGCTGGGTCTGGACAGCCTGGCCCGCGCGGAGCTTTTGTCCCGCGTCGAGCGCGTGGTGCAGGGGCGCTTGCCCGAGGACGCCCTGGGCCGGGTGGAATGTCCGCGGGACGTTCTTACCTTGCTGATGCCGGTCGGGCCCGCCACCAGGCCTGCGGCACAGGGGGCCGAGGCCGGATCACGGTCAGGGCCGGGGATTGCCTTGCCCGCGGAAGCCGGAACGCTGGTGGAGGTTTTGGACTGGCATGCCCGCCGCACCCCGGAACGAGCCTATCTCCATTTTTATTCCGGCGGACAACAGCTTGACAGCCGGAGCTTTGGCGCTTTGCACGAGGCCGCGGGGCGGATGGCCGGCGGCCTGCGTGCCCAGGGTATCGGCTCGGGCCAGACCGTGGCGCTGATGCTGCCCACCTCGGTGGATTTTCTGGCCGCATTCCTGGGGGTGATGATGGCCGGGGCGGTGCCCGTGCCCATGTACCCTCCCGCCCGGCGTGCCACGTTGGAAGACCACCTGCGCCGCCAAGCCGGTATTTTGAACAATGCCCAGGCCGTCATGCTGCTCACCAGCGAGGAGGTGCTGCCGCTGGCGCCCCTGCTCAAAGGGCTGGCGCCCGCCCTCCGGACCGTGTGCCGGGTGGCCGACCTGCCCAAGGCCGGCGCCGAACGGCCCCGCATCAAGGCCGGCGACATTGCTTTTTTGCAATACACCTCGGGCAGCACCGGCGACCCCAAGGGGGTGGTGCTCAGTCATGCCAATCTGCTGGCCAATATCCGGGCCATGGGCCAGGCGGTGGGCGCCAGTCCCGCCGATGTCTTCGTGAGCTGGTTGCCTTTGTACCACGACATGGGCCTGATCGGCGCTTGGCTGGGCAGCCTCTATTACGGCATGAACTTTGTGCTCATGTCGCCTTTGGCCTTTCTGTCGCGGCCCCTGCGCTGGTTGCAGGCCATCCAGCGTCACGGCGGCACCCTCTCCGCCGGGCCCAATTTCGCCTACGAACTCTGCCTGCGGCGGATTTCCGACGAGGAGCTGGCGGGCCTGGATCTGCGCACCTGGCGCTGCGCCTTCAACGGCGCCGAGCCCATCAGCCCCGTGACCTTGGAGGCCTTTTGCGAGCGTTTTGCTTCTTGTGGTTTTCGGCGCGAGGCCATGATGCCGGTCTACGGCCTGGCCGAGTGCGCCGTGGGGCTGGCGTTCCCGCCCGTGAACCGGGGGCCGCGGGTGGACACGGTGCAGCGCCGCCCTTTTTCCCGTCGGGGCCGCGCCCTGCCCGCCGGCCCGGAGCAGACCGGCGCGCTCCGTTTCGTGGCCTGCGGCCGGCCCCTGCCCGGTCATGCCATCCGCATCGTGGACCCGGCGGGGCGGGAATGCCCGGAGCGGGTGGAGGGGGAAGTGGAATTCAAGGGCCCCTCCGCCTGCCAGGGC